In Perognathus longimembris pacificus isolate PPM17 chromosome 3, ASM2315922v1, whole genome shotgun sequence, a single window of DNA contains:
- the Mpzl2 gene encoding myelin protein zero-like protein 2, translating to MCGPGPPRAALLLLGWRLSALWAAAAVEIYTSGALEAVNGTDLRLKCTFSSFAPVGDALTVTWNFRPRDGGPEQFVFYYHVDPFKPMSGRFKDRVVWDGNLDRYDVSIILWKLQFDDNGTYTCQVKNPPDVDGLVGTIRLSVVQTVTFSEIYFLALAIGCACALMIIIVISVVLFQHFRKKRRAERAHKVMEIKSKEEEKLNQEHKVSVFLEDTD from the exons ATGTGCGGCCCGGGCCCTCCGCGGGCGGCGCTGCTCCTCCTGGGCTGGCGGCTCTCAG cgcTCTGGGCCGCGGCGGCCGTGGAGATCTACACGTCGGGGGCGCTGGAGGCCGTCAACGGCACGGACCTGCGGCTGAAATGCACCTTCTCCAGCTTCGCCCCCGTGGGCGACGCCCTGACCGTCACGTGGAACTTCCGCCCGCGGGACGGGGGGCCCGAGCAGTTC GTGTTCTACTACCACGTGGACCCCTTCAAACCCATGAGCGGGCGGTTCAAGGACCGGGTGGTCTGGGACGGCAACCTCGACCGGTATGACGTCTCTATCATCCTGTGGAAGCTGCAGTTCGATGACAATGGGACGTACACCTGCCAGGTGAAGAACCCACCGGATGTGGATGGGCTGGTGGGGACGATCCGGCTCAGTGTGGTGCAGACGG TGACCTTCTCTGAGATCTATTTCCTGGCTCTGGCCATTGGCTGTGCCTGTGCGCTGATGATCATAATAGTAATCTCGGTCGTCCTCTTCCAGCACTTCCGGAAAAAGCGACGGGCTGAAAGAGCTCATAAAGTGATGGAGATAAAATC aaaagaagaagaaaagctcaaCCAAGAACACAAGGTCTCTGTGTTTTTAGAAGATACAGACTAA